In a single window of the Coffea eugenioides isolate CCC68of chromosome 3, Ceug_1.0, whole genome shotgun sequence genome:
- the LOC113764467 gene encoding kirola-like translates to MSLAGKLVNQIEIKSDGDVFHEIFRYRPHDISTMSPSNVQGCDLHGGDWGTVGSVTFWNFTHDGKEKVAKVVIEAIDEAKKSITFKMIEGDLMEFYKTFIATVHVEALGQSCLVAWTIEYEKRSENVPDPNTLMELALNITKDIETHQLK, encoded by the exons ATGAGTCTTGCTGGAAAGCTGGTTAACCAAATCGAGATAAAGTCCGATGGAGATGTGTTTCATGAAATTTTTAGGTACAGACCACATGATATATCCACCATGAGCCCTAGTAATGTTCAAGGCTGCGATCTGCATGGTGGTGATTGGGGAACCGTAGGATCTGTCACTTTCTGGAACTTTACTCATG aTGGGAAAGAGAAAGTGGCCAAAGTGGTAATTGAAGCCATAGATGAGGCGAAGAAATCAATCACGTTCAAAATGATTGAAGGAGATCTAATGGAGTTTTACAAGACCTTCATCGCAACTGTTCATGTTGAGGCTCTGGGTCAAAGCTGCTTGGTTGCATGGACCATCGAGTATGAGAAACGAAGTGAGAATGTCCCTGACCCAAATACTTTGATGGAGTTAGCCCTTAATATCACTAAGGATATTGAGACTCACCAGCTCAAATGA
- the LOC113766863 gene encoding protein PLASTID MOVEMENT IMPAIRED 1-RELATED 1-like, producing the protein MGSLGSAPLQLLDVKGDDGIAELIKLSISLDERFRLDAVDIDYENEVDGKMLKILAAYHADLFNLGGLQMTRNGLRVKLSGSNSHLFSNNFTLALRLQLRDPFRDFEMVGSSMLALAQVERICIPVHGEMHSTNRETDLSNEKDDLNEEFAMEGTSAEENHKCINAPLTIHLSI; encoded by the coding sequence ATGGGATCTTTGGGATCCGCTCCATTGCAACTTTTGGATGTCAAAGGGGATGATGGTATTGCTGAGTTAATCAAACTCTCTATCTCATTGGATGAACGGTTCAGGTTAGATGCAGTAGATATTGATTATGAGAATGAAGTTGATGGAAAGATGTTGAAAATCTTAGCAGCTTATCATGCTGATCTTTTCAATTTAGGTGGTTTACAGATGACTAGAAATGGTCTACGAGTTAAATTATCAGGTAGTAACAGTCATTTGTTCAGTAACAACTTCACATTAGCTCTTAGGTTGCAGCTCAGAGATCCTTTTCGTGACTTTGAAATGGTTGGATCATCAATGCTTGCTCTGGCTCAAGTTGAAAGAATTTGTATTCCTGTGCATGGCGAAATGCACAGCACAAATAGAGAAACGGATTTGAGCAACGAAAAGGATGATCTGAATGAAGAATTTGCTATGGAAGGAACCAGTGCTGAAGAAAATCATAAGTGCATCAATGCACCATTGACCATTCATCTGTCTATTTAA